A genomic segment from Peribacillus sp. ACCC06369 encodes:
- a CDS encoding MMPL family transporter — protein sequence MMTGKTSRWVVIALWIIVAILLTFTLPAVNDRTTNNAADLPEDSASVVADELIKKEFPKSSGLPALLTWHREGGLTEADLAEIQYLSKELTDNPLSQQSFLPPLHEIPLPALQGSVSEDGTTFVQPLFFKEKTETAILEKNLESINETVSERIGSDPFKVPTDSGELSLRVTGPVGISVDATGLFSGADFKLLLATVILVLVVLLLIYRSPLLAIIPLIGVGFAYIVTSPILGFMADHGWITVDSQAISIMTVLLFGAGTDYCLFLISHYRSELRNHESKRKAMIAAFKDSSGAIAMSGLTIVISLLTLLVAKYGAYHRFAVPFSLSILIMMLAALTLVPALLSVFGRASFFPIVPRTPEMEEARAKKKGKEVKKHKESGRIGNWIGTIVTTKPWTVILTCLIIFSVLAGYSSQIKYSYDILSSFPEDMNSREGYSVISDSYSPGELAPATVVVDTDGEDIDLASALKGMNIVENVADPVTSKSNKDLKSYEVTFNINPYDIEAIDSIPEIRTMAEKELKAANISSVDEKVWIGGQTATQFDKRDTVKADEFMIIPIIIVLISLLLLAYLRSVTAMVYLMGTVILSFFAAMGLGWIILHYFMGVDAIEGTIPLYSFVFLVALGEDYNIFMVSSIWRKKKTMPIKQAIRKGVAETSGVITSAGIILAATFSVLATLPIQVLVQFGLITALGVLMDTFIVRPFLVPAITSLLGRHAFWPSKVTNQKENEHAN from the coding sequence ATGATGACAGGAAAAACCAGTCGTTGGGTTGTCATTGCTTTATGGATAATTGTAGCAATTCTCTTAACCTTCACATTGCCTGCCGTAAATGATCGAACAACAAATAATGCCGCTGACTTGCCCGAAGACTCAGCTTCCGTCGTGGCTGATGAACTTATTAAAAAAGAATTCCCGAAATCTTCTGGATTACCTGCCCTGCTTACATGGCATCGGGAAGGTGGACTGACAGAAGCCGACTTGGCTGAAATCCAGTACCTTTCCAAAGAACTTACAGATAACCCACTGTCCCAGCAATCTTTTCTACCACCGCTACATGAAATTCCGTTGCCTGCTCTGCAAGGGTCGGTTTCGGAAGATGGAACGACTTTCGTACAGCCGCTTTTCTTTAAAGAAAAGACCGAAACTGCCATTCTGGAAAAAAATCTTGAAAGCATTAATGAAACAGTATCTGAACGCATTGGATCGGACCCATTCAAGGTACCAACAGATTCAGGTGAATTATCCCTTCGAGTGACAGGACCTGTAGGGATATCCGTCGATGCAACGGGATTATTTTCAGGTGCGGATTTCAAATTGCTATTAGCAACCGTAATTCTTGTACTTGTTGTCTTATTACTCATTTACCGCTCCCCGCTTTTAGCCATTATTCCTTTAATCGGAGTAGGCTTCGCCTATATTGTCACAAGCCCGATCCTTGGATTCATGGCAGACCATGGTTGGATTACAGTCGATTCACAGGCCATTTCAATCATGACCGTATTATTATTCGGTGCCGGAACGGATTATTGTCTATTTTTAATTTCTCACTACAGAAGTGAATTAAGGAATCATGAAAGTAAACGGAAAGCCATGATTGCAGCATTTAAAGATTCATCAGGTGCCATTGCAATGAGCGGCCTTACGATCGTCATTTCCCTGCTAACATTGCTTGTAGCCAAATACGGAGCCTATCACCGTTTCGCTGTACCATTCAGCTTGTCCATTTTAATCATGATGCTGGCAGCTTTAACCCTTGTACCGGCATTGCTTTCTGTATTCGGCAGGGCTTCCTTCTTCCCAATCGTTCCGCGTACTCCAGAAATGGAAGAAGCACGGGCCAAGAAAAAGGGAAAAGAAGTCAAAAAGCATAAAGAATCAGGTCGTATCGGTAATTGGATTGGTACTATCGTCACAACCAAGCCATGGACCGTCATTCTTACATGCCTGATTATCTTCAGTGTTTTAGCTGGATATTCTTCGCAAATAAAATATTCATATGATATTCTCTCTTCTTTCCCTGAAGATATGAACTCACGTGAAGGCTATTCCGTCATTTCCGACTCGTATTCACCAGGCGAACTGGCACCAGCCACAGTGGTTGTCGATACGGATGGTGAAGATATCGATTTAGCGTCGGCATTAAAAGGGATGAATATCGTTGAAAATGTTGCTGATCCCGTCACAAGTAAATCTAATAAAGATCTGAAGTCCTATGAAGTCACATTCAACATAAACCCATACGATATTGAAGCCATTGATTCAATTCCAGAAATCCGCACCATGGCAGAGAAAGAATTGAAGGCCGCCAATATCTCTTCTGTTGATGAAAAGGTTTGGATTGGCGGGCAAACTGCGACACAATTTGATAAAAGGGATACCGTAAAAGCCGATGAATTCATGATCATCCCGATCATCATCGTCCTGATTTCATTGCTCCTTTTAGCCTACTTGCGATCTGTGACAGCCATGGTGTATTTAATGGGAACTGTCATTCTCTCTTTCTTTGCAGCTATGGGCTTAGGTTGGATAATCTTGCATTATTTCATGGGTGTGGATGCCATAGAGGGGACAATTCCGCTTTATTCATTCGTATTCCTGGTTGCACTTGGAGAAGATTATAACATTTTCATGGTTTCAAGCATTTGGCGTAAGAAAAAAACGATGCCAATCAAGCAGGCCATTAGAAAAGGCGTTGCCGAAACTAGCGGTGTCATCACTTCAGCCGGCATAATCTTGGCAGCCACTTTTTCCGTTCTTGCCACACTTCCGATTCAAGTATTGGTTCAATTCGGGCTCATTACTGCTCTTGGTGTGTTAATGGACACATTCATCGTGCGCCCGTTCCTGGTCCCAGCAATCACCTCCCTTCTTGGCCGCCATGCCTTTTGGCCGAGTAAGGTGACTAATCAAAAAGAGAATGAACATGCCAATTAA
- a CDS encoding YceI family protein, whose amino-acid sequence MTNTKWTVDPTHSAIEFSVKHMMIAKVKGSFNKFEANISADPLDLTTADIDFTVDVASIDTRNADRDNHLRSADFFNVEKNPTLTFQSTKIVKTNEDEYDVTGNVTLNGITQEETFAITFEGQGKDPWGNEKAGFSGKGKVKRSDYGLTYNAALETGGVLIGDQITLTIEIEVAKVA is encoded by the coding sequence ATGACAAATACAAAGTGGACAGTCGACCCGACTCACAGTGCTATTGAATTTTCTGTAAAACATATGATGATCGCCAAAGTAAAAGGAAGTTTTAATAAGTTCGAGGCAAACATTTCAGCAGATCCACTGGACCTAACAACTGCAGATATTGATTTTACCGTAGATGTGGCCAGTATAGACACACGGAATGCAGACCGGGATAACCACTTGCGTTCCGCTGACTTTTTTAATGTAGAAAAAAACCCTACATTAACATTCCAATCAACTAAAATCGTGAAAACGAATGAAGATGAATACGATGTAACAGGTAATGTGACTCTTAACGGAATCACACAAGAAGAAACTTTCGCCATCACCTTCGAAGGCCAAGGAAAAGATCCATGGGGAAATGAAAAAGCGGGATTTAGTGGAAAAGGGAAAGTTAAACGCAGTGATTATGGTTTGACCTATAACGCAGCATTAGAAACAGGCGGCGTACTAATCGGCGATCAAATCACTCTTACCATCGAAATCGAAGTTGCTAAAGTAGCTTAA
- a CDS encoding iron ABC transporter permease, translating to MKSYKSFRLFNEKISFLMDKKAMIVIFALFLVTSLVFVISTAVGEMNIHPLSVLQVFIGGGTESDRLIIQSFRLPRIIVALLVGMGLAVAGGILQGMIRNPLASPDILGITGGATVAVVGFMAFFSDKNHSLTVSINWLPLAAFIGATVVALLVYSLAWKNGVPPIRLVLIGIGVMALMKALTTMMMILGPVFQASQANLWITGSVSNSTWSNIAVLAPWTILFLLLAFLYARNINLQELGDDLATGLGGHVQKQRFTLLMISTALIGGSTAFAGGIGFVGLMAPHMARRLVGSSFGVLLPTSALLGGILVMVADLIGRTLFSPLEIPAGVFTASIGAPYFIYLLYKTRNS from the coding sequence ATGAAGTCATATAAGAGCTTTCGTTTGTTTAATGAAAAAATATCATTCTTAATGGATAAAAAAGCAATGATCGTGATTTTCGCATTATTTTTAGTCACTTCATTAGTGTTTGTGATCAGTACTGCTGTGGGTGAAATGAATATCCATCCGTTGAGCGTACTTCAGGTCTTTATTGGAGGGGGGACGGAAAGCGATCGGCTTATTATCCAATCTTTCCGCCTGCCCAGAATAATTGTTGCTCTCTTGGTAGGGATGGGTCTTGCGGTAGCTGGAGGTATCCTTCAAGGGATGATTCGAAATCCACTTGCCTCCCCGGATATCTTGGGGATAACAGGAGGGGCGACTGTAGCGGTCGTTGGATTCATGGCCTTTTTTAGCGATAAGAACCATTCGTTAACGGTAAGCATCAATTGGCTTCCGTTAGCTGCATTCATTGGGGCGACAGTCGTGGCATTGCTTGTTTATTCTTTAGCCTGGAAAAATGGAGTTCCCCCGATAAGGCTTGTGTTGATTGGGATCGGGGTGATGGCTTTAATGAAGGCACTCACTACAATGATGATGATTCTTGGGCCCGTCTTTCAAGCGAGCCAGGCAAACCTTTGGATCACGGGTTCAGTATCTAACTCCACCTGGAGTAATATCGCGGTGCTGGCTCCATGGACGATTCTATTCCTTTTACTTGCCTTTCTATATGCCAGGAATATTAATTTACAGGAGTTAGGCGATGACCTTGCAACGGGGCTTGGAGGACATGTCCAAAAACAGCGGTTTACATTATTGATGATCAGTACGGCATTGATTGGTGGTTCTACCGCTTTTGCTGGAGGAATTGGCTTTGTGGGACTAATGGCGCCTCATATGGCTAGAAGGCTGGTTGGTTCGAGTTTTGGGGTGTTGTTGCCTACTTCAGCTTTGCTTGGCGGCATCCTTGTTATGGTAGCGGATTTGATTGGACGGACCTTATTCTCACCTTTGGAAATACCTGCTGGTGTCTTTACAGCGAGCATCGGTGCACCATACTTCATTTACTTACTTTATAAAACGAGGAATTCGTAA
- a CDS encoding iron ABC transporter permease: protein MLLKNSWQKWMGLFITIILLLFLMCSSIVYGYTNTTWQMAIDAFTHFNGTNEHIVIQSVRLPRALIASAIGASLAISGVLMQTLTKNPLASPDIFGVNAGAGLAVVTGVTVFGISNLQVFTWLSFIGAAIAAISIYMIGSMGRGGLTPMKLTLAGAAMTAMVSSLTQGLLVSNEALLEQVLFWLAGSVSGRSLDNLIAVLPYLVVGWGIALIVSGKMNVLSMGEDVAKGLGLNIVFLKLVLGLAVILLAGGSVAVAGPIGFIGIVVPHLTRSIIGIDHRWLIPFSGLFGAVLLIVADIISRYILMPREVPVGVMTAIIGTPFFIYIARKGFSGR, encoded by the coding sequence ATGTTATTAAAAAATTCATGGCAGAAATGGATGGGGCTGTTCATTACCATTATTTTGCTGCTGTTTTTAATGTGCTCAAGCATAGTATACGGATATACAAATACAACATGGCAAATGGCCATTGATGCTTTTACCCATTTCAATGGGACGAATGAACACATTGTCATTCAATCAGTAAGACTGCCACGAGCCCTGATTGCATCGGCAATTGGTGCAAGTTTGGCCATCTCAGGGGTGTTAATGCAAACGCTAACTAAAAATCCACTCGCTTCTCCAGATATATTCGGTGTCAACGCAGGCGCGGGATTGGCGGTTGTCACTGGGGTCACCGTTTTTGGGATAAGCAATCTTCAAGTATTCACATGGTTGTCTTTTATAGGGGCCGCCATAGCCGCGATAAGCATATATATGATTGGAAGCATGGGACGGGGCGGCTTGACACCGATGAAGCTGACATTGGCCGGTGCAGCCATGACTGCCATGGTATCTTCACTCACACAGGGTCTTCTCGTTTCTAATGAGGCCCTTTTAGAGCAAGTGCTGTTCTGGCTTGCTGGATCAGTTTCCGGGAGAAGTCTGGACAATTTAATTGCCGTCCTGCCGTATCTTGTTGTTGGTTGGGGCATTGCCTTGATTGTGTCCGGTAAAATGAATGTGTTATCCATGGGTGAAGATGTTGCAAAAGGTCTAGGACTGAACATAGTTTTCCTTAAACTGGTTCTGGGACTGGCAGTCATCCTGCTAGCTGGAGGATCAGTAGCGGTTGCGGGTCCGATTGGTTTTATTGGAATCGTCGTTCCGCATCTTACCCGTTCTATAATAGGCATCGATCATCGCTGGTTGATTCCTTTCTCTGGACTTTTCGGGGCGGTGCTTTTAATCGTAGCCGATATCATATCCAGGTATATCCTGATGCCCCGAGAAGTTCCTGTTGGAGTCATGACAGCCATAATCGGGACCCCATTCTTTATTTATATAGCTAGAAAGGGGTTCAGCGGTCGATGA
- a CDS encoding iron-siderophore ABC transporter substrate-binding protein, producing the protein MFRFKSLLTIFTIFAVFLLAACGNSNDQAEGNKAEDKKEEKSYTIEHAMGTAELKETPKRVVVLTNEGTEALLALGIKPVGAVQSWLGDPWYDHIKDDMDGVEVVGVEHEVNLEKIASLKPDLIIGSKIRQEAVYDKLNAIAPTVLSETLRGDWKENFKLYSKALNLEEKGNDVIAEFDKHTEDLKAKLGDKVNQEVSVVRFMAGTTRIYYTDSFSGVIFDQLGFKRAEQQKELFTADNKLGNLAIEVGKEVIPKMDGDLLFYFTYAPEGDKQALSTAKEWTNDPLWKNLDAVKNGNAHEVSDATWNTAGGVLAANKMLDDIEKIMLEK; encoded by the coding sequence ATGTTTAGATTTAAGTCATTATTAACGATTTTTACAATATTTGCAGTCTTCCTTCTAGCAGCTTGCGGGAATTCGAATGATCAAGCCGAAGGAAATAAAGCTGAAGACAAGAAAGAAGAGAAAAGCTACACAATTGAGCATGCCATGGGCACTGCTGAATTGAAAGAAACGCCTAAAAGAGTGGTCGTTCTGACAAATGAAGGTACTGAAGCATTACTTGCTTTAGGAATCAAACCTGTTGGTGCCGTTCAATCATGGCTTGGCGACCCTTGGTACGACCATATTAAAGATGATATGGATGGAGTCGAAGTTGTTGGTGTAGAACATGAAGTTAACTTAGAGAAAATCGCATCACTGAAGCCTGACTTGATTATTGGAAGCAAGATTCGCCAAGAGGCTGTTTATGATAAATTAAATGCAATTGCCCCTACCGTATTATCTGAAACGCTAAGAGGAGATTGGAAAGAAAACTTTAAACTATATTCAAAAGCCTTGAACCTTGAAGAAAAAGGAAACGACGTAATTGCAGAATTCGATAAACACACAGAAGATCTTAAAGCTAAATTGGGTGATAAGGTAAATCAAGAAGTTTCCGTTGTTCGTTTCATGGCTGGAACTACTCGTATTTATTACACAGACTCATTCTCTGGAGTGATTTTCGATCAATTAGGATTTAAGCGTGCAGAACAACAAAAGGAACTGTTCACTGCAGATAATAAATTAGGTAACCTTGCCATCGAGGTAGGAAAAGAAGTCATCCCTAAAATGGATGGAGATCTTCTCTTTTACTTCACCTACGCTCCTGAAGGCGACAAACAAGCTCTAAGCACAGCAAAAGAATGGACAAATGATCCACTTTGGAAAAACCTTGATGCAGTCAAAAATGGAAATGCTCATGAAGTTAGCGACGCAACATGGAATACAGCTGGTGGAGTACTTGCAGCTAATAAAATGCTGGATGATATAGAAAAGATCATGCTTGAAAAGTAA
- a CDS encoding PDZ domain-containing protein yields the protein MTTDWLIACLMGLGKLFLHPLLYVSIAYCLFIGYLRVKRERHDFNTKIYRVSMELRSMLPQGLIWGLIFSVLTLASGITIPLAALYIMAGVTILSMLSMKKRFVSPVYTVGLTFFILFFLYDRDIKLTVFQDVFNQLDRSVYPTLVILIGLLLIAEGFLIVGNGSKKVSPQLEVSKRGQPIGVYVSQRIWLIPMFVMIPGGQLPVPFEWYPVFSIGDTYLSPILLPILIGFKQKVHGTLPEQAIRAQGKKVGALGFVITALAVGSYWYLPLAIITAVLAILGREFLHYSQKALDEKLPFYFSKSKLGVQILGVIPQSPADKMGLLKGEVISKINGVVVREEEELYRALQINRAHCKLEVIDNNEQIRFVQRALFDGEHYELGILFVDDQLKESGQVG from the coding sequence TTGACAACGGATTGGCTGATAGCATGCTTAATGGGATTAGGAAAACTCTTCCTTCATCCTTTGCTTTATGTTTCGATTGCCTATTGTTTATTCATCGGCTATCTTCGAGTTAAACGGGAACGACATGATTTTAATACGAAGATCTACAGAGTTTCCATGGAGCTACGTTCCATGCTACCACAAGGATTGATATGGGGATTGATCTTTTCTGTCCTCACGTTGGCTTCGGGAATCACCATTCCTTTGGCGGCACTGTACATCATGGCTGGGGTTACGATCTTGTCCATGTTATCCATGAAAAAGCGGTTTGTTTCCCCCGTTTATACAGTGGGACTCACCTTCTTCATCCTTTTTTTTCTATATGATAGAGATATCAAGCTGACGGTATTTCAGGATGTTTTTAATCAGCTTGATCGGTCCGTGTATCCGACACTTGTTATTTTAATAGGGTTATTACTGATTGCTGAAGGGTTTTTGATTGTTGGCAATGGAAGCAAAAAGGTCTCCCCTCAGTTGGAGGTATCCAAGAGGGGGCAGCCGATTGGTGTGTATGTTTCACAACGAATCTGGCTAATTCCCATGTTCGTCATGATTCCGGGAGGACAACTTCCAGTTCCCTTCGAATGGTATCCGGTTTTTTCAATCGGGGACACATACCTGTCGCCAATCTTGCTTCCCATTTTAATCGGCTTCAAGCAAAAAGTTCATGGGACGCTCCCGGAACAGGCCATAAGGGCGCAAGGCAAAAAGGTAGGGGCATTGGGATTTGTGATTACGGCATTGGCAGTGGGTAGTTACTGGTACCTCCCATTGGCAATCATAACGGCCGTTTTAGCAATCTTGGGTCGTGAATTCCTTCATTATTCCCAAAAGGCATTGGATGAAAAGCTGCCTTTTTATTTTTCGAAAAGTAAGCTTGGTGTCCAGATCTTAGGCGTTATCCCTCAATCTCCGGCGGATAAAATGGGGTTGCTAAAAGGCGAGGTCATTTCGAAAATAAATGGTGTCGTCGTCAGGGAAGAAGAAGAGTTATACAGGGCTCTCCAAATAAACCGGGCGCATTGCAAGCTTGAGGTCATCGATAATAATGAACAGATTCGTTTTGTGCAAAGAGCTCTTTTTGACGGGGAGCATTACGAATTGGGCATCTTGTTCGTTGACGATCAATTGAAGGAAAGCGGACAAGTGGGTTAA
- a CDS encoding S41 family peptidase, giving the protein MVKKWVLPLAIIMSLAIGAVGGIYWTSLPDKNEAKDESQTILKDKEWAKVEQAYGLIVSQYVEQVDGSNLVEGAIQGMLSALKDPYSVYMDKETAKQFNETLDSSFEGIGTEIGMEDGKVIIVSPYKDSPAEKAGLKPKDQILKVNGESVEGLDLYETRLKIRGEKGSPVKMEIKRAGVSNPLEFNMVRAEIPLDTVFSSIKEVAGEQIGYIELTTFSENTANDFKKQMKELEKRGIGGLVIDVRGNPGGLLSSVETILGEFITKEKPYLQIAERTGETQSFFTSLKKAKSYPIAVLTDKGSASASEILAGAMQEAGGYPLVGEKTFGKGTVQQAVPMGDGSKIKLTLYKWLTPSGNWIHKKGIEPTIKVKQPDYFDAHQLAVENVLQRDMNDEQIQYAQSILKGLGFEPGREDGYYDWNTEIAVKAFQKQFGLKVTGKLDAKTAAHLESAILDKIQDEDNDIQLRTALNYLVK; this is encoded by the coding sequence ATGGTCAAAAAATGGGTACTTCCTCTAGCAATCATCATGTCACTAGCCATTGGAGCAGTGGGGGGCATATATTGGACAAGCCTTCCGGATAAGAATGAAGCAAAGGATGAAAGCCAAACAATATTGAAGGATAAGGAATGGGCAAAAGTGGAACAAGCTTACGGTTTGATCGTAAGTCAGTATGTAGAACAGGTGGACGGTTCTAATCTGGTGGAAGGTGCCATCCAAGGCATGCTGTCAGCATTGAAAGATCCTTATTCCGTATATATGGACAAGGAGACCGCTAAGCAATTCAATGAAACCTTGGACTCCTCTTTTGAAGGGATAGGTACTGAAATTGGTATGGAAGATGGTAAGGTCATAATCGTATCTCCTTACAAAGATTCGCCTGCTGAGAAAGCTGGATTAAAGCCGAAAGATCAAATCCTTAAGGTGAATGGTGAAAGTGTAGAAGGTTTGGATCTGTATGAAACACGCCTGAAAATCCGTGGTGAAAAAGGGTCACCCGTCAAAATGGAAATCAAGCGGGCGGGGGTTTCCAACCCACTTGAATTCAATATGGTGCGTGCCGAAATTCCATTGGATACCGTATTTTCATCAATTAAGGAAGTCGCCGGGGAACAAATCGGTTACATCGAGCTGACCACATTCTCGGAAAATACTGCGAATGATTTCAAAAAGCAGATGAAGGAGCTGGAAAAGAGGGGGATCGGAGGCTTGGTCATAGATGTACGCGGCAACCCAGGTGGCCTTCTTTCTAGTGTGGAAACGATTCTTGGCGAGTTTATCACAAAAGAAAAGCCCTATTTGCAAATTGCAGAAAGAACGGGAGAAACACAATCGTTTTTTACAAGCCTTAAGAAAGCGAAAAGTTATCCAATTGCCGTCTTGACGGATAAAGGCAGCGCTTCGGCCTCTGAAATCCTGGCTGGCGCGATGCAAGAGGCGGGAGGCTATCCATTGGTCGGCGAGAAGACCTTCGGGAAAGGCACAGTACAGCAAGCAGTACCAATGGGTGATGGCAGTAAGATTAAACTTACGTTATATAAGTGGCTGACGCCTTCAGGGAACTGGATCCATAAAAAAGGGATCGAACCGACCATCAAAGTAAAACAGCCCGATTACTTTGATGCCCATCAGCTGGCTGTTGAGAATGTCTTGCAGCGGGATATGAATGATGAACAAATCCAGTATGCCCAAAGCATTCTGAAAGGACTTGGATTTGAACCTGGTCGTGAGGATGGATATTATGATTGGAATACAGAAATCGCCGTAAAAGCATTCCAAAAACAATTTGGCCTGAAAGTGACAGGTAAGCTGGACGCAAAAACCGCAGCACATCTGGAATCCGCCATTCTGGACAAGATCCAGGATGAAGATAATGATATTCAGTTACGCACGGCTTTGAATTATTTAGTTAAATAA
- a CDS encoding M23 family metallopeptidase — MKKNIIAMNASIMIGLGSILAAPSVYAESISDLEKQKESIQEKRSGVESNISDTEKKIDNLQDKQMTAEEQIAAIEAKIAESTKKIDAKNAEITQTKKEIEALKEEIKVLKERIAKRNEVLKERALSFQETGGDVNYLEVLFGSSSFGDLVDRVGAVATIAEADRDILKQHELDKKELEEKQNAVEAKLASLEVAKAELLEIQKQQKQQKQEKDALVKKLKQQTEKHEHEKMGLEEEKENLAAQEKAIKSAINLEHQRLAELEAARKKAAAEAKKRAEQEAAQAAAQAASQASETKKQSTSSGSSAKSNSSSSAPSSSQVSSNVSQAPAVSSGTFTRPSAGYVSSTMGERWNKQHAGIDIAASGTVPVVAAADGVVSRSYFSSTYGNVVFVTHSISGQQWTTVYAHLSSRQAGEGSVVAKGQQIGIMGNTGHSYGQHLHFELHKGAWNYSKSNAVNPLNYINI; from the coding sequence TTGAAAAAAAATATCATTGCTATGAATGCCTCCATCATGATTGGGTTGGGAAGCATTTTAGCGGCACCATCGGTTTATGCAGAGTCGATTTCGGATTTAGAAAAACAGAAAGAATCCATTCAGGAAAAACGCTCTGGTGTTGAATCGAATATTTCAGACACGGAGAAGAAAATCGATAACCTGCAGGATAAGCAAATGACAGCAGAAGAACAAATAGCGGCCATTGAAGCGAAAATTGCAGAGTCAACAAAAAAAATCGATGCTAAAAATGCTGAAATTACACAAACGAAAAAAGAAATCGAGGCATTGAAAGAAGAGATTAAAGTATTAAAAGAGCGGATAGCCAAACGTAATGAAGTATTGAAGGAAAGGGCACTTTCTTTCCAGGAGACTGGTGGGGACGTGAACTACCTTGAAGTATTATTCGGATCATCCAGTTTTGGAGATTTAGTTGACCGTGTTGGAGCTGTAGCGACAATTGCAGAAGCCGACCGTGATATTTTAAAGCAGCATGAGCTGGATAAAAAGGAACTGGAAGAAAAACAAAATGCCGTTGAAGCGAAGCTTGCCAGTTTAGAAGTGGCAAAAGCTGAACTTTTGGAAATTCAAAAGCAACAAAAACAGCAGAAGCAAGAAAAGGATGCATTGGTTAAGAAATTAAAGCAACAAACTGAAAAGCATGAACATGAGAAGATGGGCCTAGAGGAAGAAAAAGAGAATCTTGCTGCTCAAGAAAAAGCTATCAAATCAGCCATCAACTTAGAGCATCAGCGTCTTGCCGAATTGGAAGCAGCTCGTAAAAAAGCGGCAGCCGAAGCGAAAAAACGTGCAGAGCAAGAAGCGGCACAAGCTGCAGCACAAGCAGCTTCACAAGCTTCCGAAACAAAAAAACAATCCACTTCTTCAGGATCTAGTGCAAAAAGCAACAGTTCATCATCTGCACCATCATCTTCACAAGTTTCGTCTAATGTAAGTCAAGCGCCAGCTGTATCATCAGGTACTTTCACTAGACCAAGTGCAGGATATGTATCTTCAACAATGGGTGAACGTTGGAATAAACAGCATGCCGGCATCGATATTGCTGCAAGTGGAACGGTTCCGGTTGTAGCGGCAGCCGACGGAGTCGTAAGCCGTTCTTACTTCTCAAGTACATACGGTAACGTTGTCTTTGTTACCCATTCAATCAGCGGTCAGCAATGGACTACTGTGTATGCACATTTAAGTTCTAGACAAGCAGGCGAAGGTTCTGTTGTTGCCAAAGGTCAACAAATTGGCATCATGGGTAACACAGGACATTCATACGGTCAGCATTTACACTTTGAGCTACATAAAGGCGCATGGAATTATAGCAAGTCAAATGCTGTTAATCCATTAAACTATATAAATATTTAA
- the ftsX gene encoding permease-like cell division protein FtsX, which translates to MKFRTLLRHFRESFKNIGRNGWMTFASVSAVTVTLTLVGVFLVLMMNLNHIAGNVEKDVEVRAHIDNAANDDDIKAIGKKITEMNGIESVVFSPKDEELTNLIDDLGDNGDAFKPFEQDNPLRDVYIIKTKSPQDVIKVAKEIEGFEYIQSVKYGQGYVEKLFSFVNIARNIGIVLIVGLLFTAMFLISNTIKITIVARRKEIEIMRLVGATNTFIRWPFFLEGLWLGILGSIVPIGLIAVLYYNLYKYAAPQITFKFIDFLPANPFIYQVSAILIVIGAVIGIWGSLMSVRKFLKV; encoded by the coding sequence ATGAAATTTAGAACATTGCTCCGTCACTTCCGTGAAAGTTTTAAAAATATTGGCCGTAATGGATGGATGACGTTTGCTTCAGTCAGTGCAGTAACGGTCACTCTAACATTGGTTGGCGTCTTTTTAGTGCTCATGATGAATTTAAATCATATCGCGGGAAATGTGGAGAAAGATGTCGAAGTTCGTGCACATATTGATAATGCAGCGAATGATGACGATATAAAAGCTATCGGAAAGAAAATTACGGAGATGAACGGCATTGAATCAGTGGTCTTCTCTCCAAAAGATGAAGAGCTTACGAATTTAATAGATGATTTAGGTGATAATGGTGATGCTTTTAAACCATTTGAACAGGACAACCCATTAAGGGACGTTTATATCATCAAAACGAAATCACCGCAAGATGTCATCAAGGTGGCAAAGGAAATTGAAGGCTTTGAGTATATCCAAAGTGTTAAATATGGACAAGGCTACGTCGAGAAACTGTTCAGCTTCGTGAATATTGCGAGAAATATAGGAATCGTTCTTATTGTTGGTTTACTATTTACTGCGATGTTCCTGATTTCTAATACGATTAAAATTACCATTGTAGCCAGAAGAAAAGAAATTGAGATCATGAGATTGGTAGGAGCAACGAATACATTCATCCGTTGGCCATTCTTCTTGGAGGGACTCTGGTTGGGAATCCTCGGTTCCATCGTTCCCATAGGTCTGATAGCTGTACTCTACTACAATCTTTATAAATATGCAGCACCACAGATTACGTTCAAATTCATAGATTTTCTGCCTGCGAATCCGTTTATTTATCAAGTTTCGGCCATCCTCATTGTAATTGGCGCCGTTATCGGGATATGGGGTAGCTTGATGTCCGTCAGGAAGTTCTTGAAAGTATAA